The bacterium genome contains a region encoding:
- a CDS encoding response regulator, with protein sequence MTQPLNPPWKVLIVDDDPTVHKLITKKLSSETYQVQSVFDAPSALSEVDRVKPDLVILDLMMPRTSGIEVCKAIKGNQKTRDVMVLILSAKESQDDRIRGLELGADDYISKPFHLAALTRKIEYMLAKRNSMTEI encoded by the coding sequence ATGACCCAGCCCTTGAACCCTCCTTGGAAGGTCTTGATCGTCGATGACGACCCGACCGTCCACAAACTCATCACCAAAAAACTCTCCTCCGAGACTTACCAGGTCCAGAGCGTCTTTGACGCCCCGAGCGCCCTGAGCGAAGTCGACCGGGTCAAGCCGGACCTCGTGATCTTGGATTTGATGATGCCCCGGACGTCGGGAATCGAGGTCTGCAAGGCGATCAAAGGGAATCAGAAGACACGGGACGTGATGGTCTTGATCCTTTCGGCCAAGGAGAGCCAGGACGACCGCATCCGGGGACTTGAGCTCGGGGCGGACGATTACATCTCCAAACCCTTCCACTTGGCCGCCCTCACCCGCAAGATCGAATAC